A single genomic interval of Aedes albopictus strain Foshan unplaced genomic scaffold, AalbF5 HiC_scaffold_89, whole genome shotgun sequence harbors:
- the LOC109415289 gene encoding cytochrome P450 6a8-like, whose product MAWLVTTLCLFLPLLGLLYLYVRRKFAYWAHRNVPFVPGALPMGSFNGMGTTKHFVDLLNPVYEQYRKTHSAVGMFLCVNPVLLAIDVDLVKAILVKDFNSFHDRGMFFNERDDPLASHMFSIEGERWRFLRNKLSPTFSSGKIKYMFLTVREIGLEFVASFDRFIESKEPVEMGIQAQKFTCDVIGSCAFGLECNALKDESTELLDIADRVFNPPPLEMIYMLLLISFREWAVKLRLKQTPADIERYFVGIVRKTVEHREKNNISRPDFLQLLMQLKNKGTIEEDEEDSKETITMNDVIAQAFLFFFGGFETSSKALSFALFELAYNQEIQDKAREEVQRVLAKHEGMLTYEALKDMVYVEQIVHESLRKYAPIGNIVRVANEPYEISKPDFTLEKGTMVMIPIHSIHHDPDIYPEPSRFDPDRFTPEAINGRPSHSFLPFGHGPRNCIGMRFALLEVKFGIAQLVSQLRFTVNEKTQLPLQYDPKANVATALGGLWLDVERI is encoded by the exons ATGGCCTGGCTGGTCACTACGCTGTGCCTGTTTCTACCCCTCCTGGGGCTTCTCTACCTCTATGTGCGTCGTAAATTTGCCTACTGGGCACACCGGAACGTTCCGTTCGTTCCCGGTGCTCTTCCGATGGGATCGTTCAACGGCATGGGCACCACGAAACACTTTGTCGATTTGCTGAATCCGGTGTACGAACAGTATCGGAAAACTCACTCGGCCGTCGGAATGTTCCTCTGCGTCAATCCGGTGCTACTAGCTATCGACGTAGACTTAGTGAAGGCGATTCTGGTGAAAGATTTCAACAGTTTCCACGACCGGGGGATGTTCTTCAACGAGCGGGATGATCCGCTGGCGTCGCACATGTTCTCGATTGAAGGCGAGAGGTGGCGGTTTTTAAGGAACAAGCTGAGTCCGACGTTTAGCTCCGGGAAGATTAAGTACATGTTCCTGACGGTGCGCGAGATTGGGTTGGAGTTTGTGGCTAGTTTTGATCGGTTTATTGAGAGCAAGGAGCCCGTGGAGATGGGTATCCAGGCGCAGAAGTTCACGTGTGACGTCATTGGTTCGTGTGCGTTCGGGTTGGAGTGCAACGCGTTGAAGGACGAGAGCACAGAGTTGTTGGACATTGCCGACAGGGTGTTCAACCCACCACCGTTGGAGATGATCTATATGCTTCTGTTGATCAGTTTCCGGGAGTGGGCTGTGAAGCTGCGGCTGAAGCAAACTCCTGCGGATATCGAGAGGTATTTTGTGGGCATCGTTCGGAAGACTGTGGAACATCGCGAGAAGAATAACATCTCCCGTCCGGATTTCCTGCAGCTGTTGATGCAGTTGAAGAACAAGGGCACGATCGAAGAGGATGAGGAAGATTCGAAGGAGACCATCACCATGAACGATGTGATTGCCCAGGCGTTCCTGTTTTTCTTCGGTGGATTTGAAACATCTTCCAAGGCGTTGTCGTTTGCATTGTTTGAGTTGGCATACAATCAGGAGATTCAGGATAAAGCTCGGGAAGAAGTTCAACGGGTTCTTGCCAAACACGAAGGTATGCTGACGTATGAAGCCTTGAAGGATATGGTTTATGTGGAGCAAATCGTCCACG AATCCCTTCGGAAGTACGCCCCTATCGGAAACATAGTTCGCGTAGCGAACGAACCCTATGAAATCAGTAAACCGGATTTCACCCTCGAAAAGGGCACAATGGTAATGATCCCGATCCACTCGATTCACCACGATCCGGACATCTACCCGGAGCCATCCCGTTTCGATCCGGATCGGTTTACCCCGGAGGCCATCAACGGACGGCCCTCGCACAGCTTTCTTCCATTCGGGCACGGTCCACGGAACTGCATAGGGATGCGCTTCGCCCTGCTGGAGGTGAAATTTGGAATTGCCCAGCTGGTGAGCCAGTTGAGGTTCACGGTTAACGAGAAGACGCAACTTCCGCTGCAGTACGACCCTAAGGCGAATGTGGCCACGGCTCTGGGGGGACTGTGGTTGGACGTTGAACGGATCTAG
- the LOC134284800 gene encoding probable cytochrome P450 6a20: IADRVFNPPPLEMIYMLLLISFREWAVKLRLKQTTADIERYFVGIVRKTVEHREKNNISRPDCLQLLMQLKNKGTIEEDEEDSKKIITMKDVIAQAFLFFFGGFETSSKALSFALFELAYNQEIQDKAREEVQRVLAKHDGLLTYEALKDMVYVEQIVHDRLRKFAPIGQIFRVANEPYEIRKPDFTLEKGTIVMIPIHSIHHDPVIYPDPSRFDLDRFTAEAVNARPSQSFLPFGHGPRNCIGMRFALLEVKFGIAQLVSRLRFTVNEKTQLPLQYDPKVNVATALGGLWLDVERI; the protein is encoded by the exons ATTGCCGATAGGGTGTTCAACCCGCCACCGTTGGAGATGATCTATATGCTTCTGTTAATTAGTTTCCGGGAGTGGGCTGTGAAGCTGCGACTGAAGCAAACTACAGCAGATATCGAAAGGTATTTTGTGGGCATCGTTCGAAAGACTGTAGAACATCGTGAGAAGAATAACATCTCCCGTCCGGATTGTCTGCAGCTGTTGATGCAGTTGAAGAACAAAGGCACGATCGAAGAGGATGAGGAAGATTCGAAAAAGATCATCACAATGAAGGATGTGATTGCCCAGGCGTTCCTGTTTTTCTTCGGTGGATTTGAAACGTCTTCCAAGGCGTTGTCGTTTGCATTGTTTGAGTTGGCATACAATCAGGAGATTCAGGACAAAGCTCGGGAGGAAGTTCAACGGGTTCTTGCCAAACACGATGGTCTGCTGACTTACGAAGCCCTGAAGGATATGGTTTATGTGGAGCAAATCGTCCACGATAGGTTGA GGAAGTTTGCTCCAATCGGGCAAATATTTCGCGTAGCGAACGAACCCTATGAGATTCGCAAACCGGATTTCACCCTCGAAAAGGGCACCATAGTAATGATTCCGATCCACTCGATTCATCACGATCCGGTCATCTACCCGGACCCGTCCCGTTTCGATCTGGACCGGTTCACCGCGGAGGCCGTCAACGCGCGGCCCTCCCAAAGCTTCCTTCCGTTTGGGCACGGTCCACGGAACTGCATAGGGATGCGCTTCGCCCTGCTGGAGGTGAAATTTGGAATTGCCCAGCTGGTGAGCCGGTTGCGGTTCACGGTTAACGAGAAGACGCAACTTCCGCTGCAGTACGACCCTAAGGTGAATGTGGCCACGGCTTTGGGGGGGCTGTGGTTGGACGTTGAACGGATCTAG